In Euphorbia lathyris chromosome 10, ddEupLath1.1, whole genome shotgun sequence, a single genomic region encodes these proteins:
- the LOC136208710 gene encoding 65-kDa microtubule-associated protein 6-like, which yields MMAIGSPTISMRTSTTCNTLLRELQQIWNDIGETEADKDRMLLELERECLEVYRRKVEEAANAKARLHQSLAAKEAELATLMAALGELNIHSPTQTEKKAPSLKEKLASVSPLVEDLRMKREERMKQFADIKAHIEKISGEISGYNNLNSAWMTSVSLDEHDLSVRKLNEYQTHLHTLQKEKSDRLNKVFDCVNEVHCLSGVLGLDFGQTVSNVHPSLNGGNQEQSTNISNSTLEGLEHAIIKLKSERKVRIQKLKEIVASLFELWNLMDSPKQEKSSFSRITSILGLSESEVTEPGVLSTEIIEQASAEVERLTKLKASRMKELVIKKRSELEEICRMTHIEPDTSTSVEKSSALIDSGLVDPSELLANIEVQIVKAKEEAMSRKEVMDRIDRWLAVCEEENWLEEYNQDNNKYSAGRGAHINLKRAERARVTVSKIPAMVDNLINKTIAWEHENKMLFLYDGVRLVSILDDYKLARQQKEEEKKRFKDQKKLQDLLLTEKEAMYGSKPSPRKTNSFRKPNGCRTNGNGSMTPTPRRNSVGGATPELLTPRSYSGRQNGYFKEMRRLSTAPLNFVAISKEETMSFASVGSEPGSPPQG from the exons CAAATTTGGAATGACATTGGCGAGACTGAAGCAGATAAAGACAGAATGCTGTTGGAGTTGGAGAGAGAATGCTTAGAAGTTTATCGGAGAAAGGTTGAGGAAGCAGCCAATGCTAAAGCACGGCTTCATCAGTCTCTTGCAGCCAAGGAAGCTGAACTTGCAACCCTCATGGCTGCCCTTGGGGAGCTTAATATTCATTCACCA ACTCAAACAGAGAAGAAGGCACCTTCCTTGAAAGAGAAACTTGCATCTGTTTCACCACTAGTAGAAGACCTGAGGATGAAGAGAGAGGAAAGGATGAAGCAATTTGCAGATATAAAGGCACATATTGAGAAGATCTCTGGGGAGATTTCTGGATACAACAATCTAAACAGTGCGTGGATGACTTCTGTCTCACTTGATGAGCATGATTTGTCAGTAAGAAAGCTTAATGAATATCAAACGCATCTTCACACTCTTCAAAAAGAGAAG TCTGATCGTCTAAATAAGGTCTTTGATTGTGTGAATGAAGTGCACTGTCTATCTGGGGTGCTCGGGTTAGACTTTGGACAGACTGTTAGCAATGTGCATCCAAGCCTGAATGGAGGAAACCAAGAACAATCAACAAATATTAGCAACAGCACCCTGGAAGGTCTAGAACATGCTATTATCAAATTGAAGTCAGAAAGAAAAGTTCGAATCCAGAAG CTGAAAGAGATTGTGGCATCACTATTTGAACTTTGGAACTTGATGGACtcaccaaaacaagaaaaaagtaGCTTCTCCAGAATTACTTCTATTCTTGGATTGTCAGAATCAGAAGTCACTGAGCCTGGTGTTCTTTCAACAGAGATAATTGAGCAG GCATCAGCTGAAGTAGAGAGACTCACTAAATTGAAAGCTAGCAGAATGAAAGAACTTGTTATAAAAAAGAGATCAGAACTGGAGGAGATATGCAGAATGACCCATATTGAACCTGATACAAGTACTTCTGTTGAGAAATCCAGTGCATTGATAGATTCTG GTTTAGTGGATCCTTCTGAGCTCTTGGCAAACATTGAAGTGCAGATTGTCAAAGCTAAAGAGGAAGCTATGAGCCGAAAAGAAGTCATGGATAGGATTGATCGGTGGCTTGCAGTTTGTGAGGAGGAAAATTGGCTTGAGGAGTACAATCAA GACAACAACAAATATAGTGCTGGGAGAGGTGCACACATTAACCTTAAACGTGCAGAACGGGCTCGAGTTACTGTTAGCAAAATTCCAG CAATGGTTGACAATCTGATAAACAAAACTATTGCATGGGAACATGAGAACAAGATGTTGTTTCTCTATGATGGG GTAAGATTAGTGTCCATCTTGGATGATTATAAACTTGCCAGACAacagaaagaagaagagaaaaagagattCAAG GACCAGAAGAAACTCCAAGATCTGCTGTTAACAGAGAAGGAAGCCATGTACGGTTCTAAACCCAGTCCTCGAAAAACCAACAGTTTTAGGAAACCAAATGGTTGTCGTACAAATGGAAATGGGTCCATGACTCCGACACCTCGTCGGAACTCAGTTGGTGGTGCAACTCCTGAGCTCCTCACACCTAGATCGTACTCTGGACGTCAAAATGGATACTTCAAGGAAATGAGAAGGTTGTCTACTGCACCACTGAACTTTGTGGCCATTTCTAAAGAAGAGACAATGTcttttgcatctgttggctctGAGCCAGGCTCTCCTCCTCAAGGCTAa
- the LOC136208059 gene encoding PHD finger protein MALE STERILITY 1 has product MTSKKRKRGDKVFRFKTFAEDVDVDFDASFNQNVKSLVQFGYSETNLSTGIPSWSFQLQVTSNPPFHILLFVIEEPIQASLQHHCNHCLYVGWGHHLICNKKYHFVLPSKDTVIAFLNSEGNFDGAISMKGKFNIVELQGHMMHGVFHSNGFGHLLCVNGMEAGSNLSGRQIIEFWDRLCIGLRARKVSLNDISMKRNMELRLVNGIAYGEPWFGQWGYKFERGSYGVTEPMYQKAIGTIQAMPLCIIAHYVGSSNHDLQAIVSRYQTISDYSLATLGDLFRFMFELKTRLPEENYANSYATGIVMEPSCRWSAKRIEMATRVIVEALKTADLRWVSRQQVRDAARAYIGDTGLLDFVLKSLGNRIVGNYLVRRSLNPVTKVLEYCLEDVSNVFPTQESLSINNSKLKCRYKITRSQIMKDMYYFYKYIIKDQRQTINMGIVTALQAAARIILDTKFLAKDYNTQLPSKVELGLQGKLKVYCTVVLKNCQLVTNEGINKAMPMPPFECITLKTNATFDELKQLVEMNFQELYWGLRGVSIESVLNLNATGNDRVFGVVEADRKIMFEGSGSGIYENGVSNRVIDCSCGTKDDDSERMVSCDICEVWQHTRCVRIPNHQEVPHIFLCSRCEHEIIISPSLP; this is encoded by the exons ATGACTAGCAAGAAAAGGAAGAGAGGAGACAAGGTTTTTAGGTTCAAGACTTTTGCTGAAGATGTTGATGTTGATTTTGATGCTTCTTttaatcaaaatgttaaatcaCTTGTTCAATTTGGCTATTCTGAAACTAATTTATCAACTGGAATTCCAAGTTGGTCTTTTCAGCTTCAAGTTACCTCCAATCCTCCTTTTCATATCTTGTTGTTTGTCATTGAAGAGCCTATTCAAGCTTCTCTTCAACACCATTGCAACCATTGTTTATATGTTG GTTGGGGTCACCATCTAATATGTAATAAAAAGTATCACTTTGTGCTGCCTTCAAAGGACACAGTGATCGCATTTCTCAACTCTGAAGGCAATTTTGATGGGGCAATTTCAATGAAGGGCAAGTTCAATATAGTGGAATTACAAGGTCATATGATGCATGGTGTCTTTCATTCTAATGGCTTCGGTCATTTGTTGTGTGTTAATGGAATGGAAGCTGGTTCCAACTTGTCTGGAAGACAAATCATCGAATTCTGGGACCGTTTATGCATCGGATTACGAGCAAG GAAAGTGAGTCTAAATGACATTTCAATGAAGAGAAACATGGAATTGAGGCTTGTAAATGGAATTGCATATGGTGAGCCATGGTTTGGACAATGGGGCTACAAGTTTGAGCGAGGAAGCTACGGTGTAACTGAACCAATGTACCAGAAAGCCATAGGAACAATTCAAGCCATGCCATTATGTATAATAGCACATTATGTCGGTAGTTCAAATCATGATCTTCAAGCCATTGTTTCCAGATATCAAACCATATCCGACTACTCCTTGGCAACATTGGGCGATCTTTTTCGCTTCATGTTCGAGCTCAAAACACGCCTTCCTGAAGAAAATTATGCCAATTCATATGCTACAGGAATAGTGATGGAACCAAGCTGTCGATGGTCTGCCAAGAGAATTGAAATGGCCACTAGAGTCATTGTGGAAGCCTTAAAAACAGCTGACTTAAGATGGGTTTCAAGGCAACAAGTTAGGGATGCTGCTCGGGCGTATATTGGCGACACAGGATTGCTAGATTTTGTACTCAAATCGCTCGGTAACCGAATCGTTGGCAACTATTTAGTCCGCCGGAGCTTGAACCCTGTCACAAAGGTTCTTGAATACTGCTTGGAAGATGTCTCCAATGTATTTCCTACCCAAGAAAGTTTGAGCATTAACAACTCCAAGCTCAAGTGTAGATACAAGATTACAAGGTCTCAAATAATGAAGGATATGTACTACTTTTACAAGTACATTATCAAAGACCAAAGACAGACAATCAACATGGGAATTGTCACTGCACTTCAAGCTGCTGCGAGGATAATTCTCGATACGAAATTCCTCGCGAAAGACTATAATACACAACTGCCTTCTAAAGTTGAACTAGGCCTACAAGGGAAATTGAAAGTTTATTGCACAGTTGTGTTGAAAAACTGCCAATTAGTAACTAACGAAGGAATAAACAAGGCCATGCCTATGCCACCCTTCGAGTGTATAACATTGAAAACCAATGCCACCTTTGATGAGCTGAAGCAACTAGTCGAAATGAACTTCCAAGAGTTGTACTGGGGATTGAGAGGTGTCTCCATCGAGTCTGTGCTGAACTTGAATGCAACAGGAAATGATCGAGTTTTCGGAGTCGTTGAGGCAGATCGGAAAATCATGTTTGAGGGGAGCGGCAGCGGCATATATGAAAATGGTGTTAGTAACAGAGTAATTGATTGCTCTTGTGGAACTAAAGATGATGATAGTGAAAGAATGGTGTCATGTGACATTTGTGAAGTTTGGCAGCATACCAGATGTGTTAGGATACCAAACCATCAGGAAGTTCCTCATATATTTCTCTGCAGCCGCTGTGAGCATGAAATCATAATCTCACCTTCTCTTCCATAG